Proteins from one candidate division KSB1 bacterium genomic window:
- a CDS encoding zinc ribbon domain-containing protein: MDYRILLVYAIVFSILSGGIAHKKGGSVIGYFLLGIILGPIAMLIAFLANNDNNKCPNCGEKISQEVEICPNCSESLAIN, encoded by the coding sequence ATGGATTACCGTATTTTATTAGTTTATGCAATAGTATTTTCAATATTATCAGGTGGTATAGCACATAAAAAAGGTGGTTCAGTAATTGGTTATTTTTTGCTTGGAATTATTTTGGGACCTATAGCTATGCTTATAGCCTTCCTAGCAAATAATGATAATAATAAATGTCCAAACTGTGGTGAAAAAATATCTCAAGAAGTTGAAATTTGTCCAAATTGTAGTGAATCATTAGCAATAAATTAA